From Oryza sativa Japonica Group chromosome 4, ASM3414082v1, one genomic window encodes:
- the LOC4336449 gene encoding uncharacterized protein, which produces MLRRLAAAAPRAFFSSSTPHAPPPPAGYTQRREYGLVPMVIEHTSRGERAYDIFSRLLKERIVCIHGPITDDTASLVVAQLLFLESENPAKPVHLYINSPGGVVTAGLAIYDTMQYIRSPVTTLCIGQAASMASLLLAAGARGERRALPNARVMIHQPSGGASGQASDIAIHAKEILKVRDRLNKIYAKHTSQAIDRIEQCMERDMFMDPEEAHDWGLIDEVIEHRPVSLVSDAVGSDLPNLGGGGDGANKATDEPSPA; this is translated from the coding sequence AtgctgcgccgcctcgccgccgccgcgccgcgggccttcttctcgtcgtcgaccccgcacgcgccgccgccgccggcggggtaCACCCAGCGCCGCGAGTACGGGCTGGTCCCCATGGTGATCGAGCACACCTCCCGCGGGGAGCGGGCGTACGACATCTTCTCGCGCCTCCTCAAGGAGCGGATCGTCTGCATCCACGGGCCAATCACCGACGACACGGCCTCCCTCGTCGTCGCCCAGCTGCTCTTCCTCGAGTCCGAGAACCCCGCCAAGCCCGTCCACCTCTACATCAACTCCCCCGGCGGGGTCGTCACCGCGGGCCTCGCGATCTACGACACCATGCAGTACATCCGCTCCCCGGTCACCACGCTCTGCATCGGCCAGGCCGCGTCCATGGcctcgctcctcctcgccgcgggcgcgcgcggcgagcggcgggcgcTCCCCAACGCGCGCGTCATGATCCACCAGCCGTCGGGCGGCGCGTCGGGGCAGGCGTCCGACATCGCCATCCACGCCAAGGAGATCCTCAAGGTGCGCGACCGTCTCAACAAGATCTACGCCAAGCACACGAGCCAGGCCATCGACCGTATCGAGCAGTGCATGGAGCGGGACATGTTCATGGATCCAGAGGAGGCGCACGACTGGGGGCTCATCGACGAGGTCATCGAGCACCGCCCAGTTTCACTGGTTTCTGATGCCGTCGGCAGCGATCTGCCAAACCTAGGCGGGGGCGGAGATGGGGCTAACAAGGCAACTGATGAACCATCTCCAGCTTGA